One genomic window of Arachis hypogaea cultivar Tifrunner chromosome 8, arahy.Tifrunner.gnm2.J5K5, whole genome shotgun sequence includes the following:
- the LOC112706426 gene encoding polynucleotide 3'-phosphatase ZDP-like, translated as MKLCESDIEVVEEINFSVSEVKSKYKDATLLPKWKAFQTIIYLEQDDGLNDSSKIAAFDFDGCLAKTAVNKVGADV; from the exons ATGAAG CTGTGTGAATCAGACATTGAAGTAGTAGAGGAAATTAACTTTTCAGTTTCTGAAGTGAAGAGCAAGTACAAG GATGCTACCCTCTTACCAAAATGGAAAGCATTTCAGACAATCATATATCTTGAACAG GATGATGGCCTGAATGACTCAAGTAAAATTGCTGCATTTGATTTTGATGGCTGTCTTGCAAAAACTGCTGTGAATAA agTGGGTGCAGACGTTTAG
- the LOC112706428 gene encoding protein NPGR1, translating to MLCACSGEQFKLEEAPPQSPDSLATRDFSAGGLSSRTADWEPKIDDTQVDEVESTLKEALSLNYEEARALLGRLEYQRGNFDAALQVFQGIDIKGLTPRMVRAIAERTRQRKPRSKADIVVANVMSLHSVSLLLEAILLKAKSLQELARYIEAAKECRIIVDTVESALPKGMPEGIGEDCKLQEMFHRALELLPNLWIKAGFLDEAVTAYRRALIKPWNLEHQRLAAVQKDLAKTLLYGGVEVSLPSQLQVWGPTTPKSNIEEAILLLLILMCKVGIQEIDWDAEIMDHLTFALSVTGMFESLAVHIEQILPGIYSRAERWYLLALCYSAAGQNEVALNLLKKACGSSEAKQRPHFPSFLFGAKLCSQDPSHAHEGINFSREVIDLAKHRNEHFLDQGYKFLGMCYGAAARISVLDSERSIFQGESLKFLNRAVENGNGGPEAIFSLGLENAKQRNLDVAFDNMMMYSDMTVGSSGRGWQLLALIVSAQQRFKDAETIVDFALDEAGRMDQLELLRLKAVLQIAQQKPKQAVETYRILLALIHGKKEHWHQDKKLGQAIGFRHEAIKEKNLETEVWQDLATIYAHIGSLIDAKSCIDKAQLIEFFSPRSWHITGRLLEAQSLYKEAFVSFSISLSIEPDYIPSIVSTAELFLKLGMQSLPIVRSFLMNALRLDPTNHDAWFNLGLVSKNEGSLQQAADFFQAAYELKLSAPIQKFE from the exons ATGTTGTGCGCTTGCTCCGGGGAGCAATTCAAATTGGAGGAGGCGCCGCCACAGTCACCGGATTCTCTGGCGACAAGGGATTTCTCAGCCGGTGGACTTTCTTCCAGGACTGCGGATTGGGAACCCAAAATCGATGATACCCAAGTTGACGAAGTAGAGTCCACTCTTAAAGAAGCTCTTTCCTTAAACTATGAG GAAGCCAGGGCTTTGCTGGGGAGGCTTGAGTATCAAAGAGGGAACTTTGATGCTGCTCTTCAAGTATTTCAAGGCATAGACATCAAGGGTTTGACCCCTAGGATGGTCAGAGCCATAGCTGAAAGAACCAGGCAAAGAAAACCACGTTCCAAGGCAGACATTGTGGTTGCCAATGTGATGTCATTGCATTCAGTAAGCCTCCTTCTTGAGGCAATTTTGCTTAAAGCAAAATCATTACAGGAACTTGCCCGATATATCG AGGCTGCAAAGGAGTGCAGAATAATTGTGGATACAGTTGAATCTGCACTTCCTAAGGGAATGCCTGAGGGTATTGGTGAAGATTGCAAGTTGCAAGAAATGTTCCACAGAGCATTAGAGTTGCTTCCAAACTTATGGATCAAGGCAGGATTTTTAGATGAAGCTGTTACTGCATATCGTCGTGCTCTAATCAAGCCTTGGAATTTGGAGCATCAGAGATTGGCTGCTGTGCAAAAAGACTTAGCTAAGACCCTACTCTACGGTGGTGTTGAAGTAAGTCTACCCTCTCAGTTGCAAGTGTGGGGTCCAACAACACCCAAGAGTAACATCGAAGAAGCAATACTTTTGCTATTAATACTCATGTGCAAGGTGGGAATTCAGGAAATTGACTGGGATGCTGAAATAATGGATCACCTTACTTTCGCTCTTTCCGTTACTGGGATGTTTGAGTCATTGGCAGTTCACATAGAGCAGATCCTCCCAGGGATCTATAGTCGAGCTGAGAGGTGGTACCTTCTTGCTCTGTGTTATAGTGCAGCAGGACAGAATGAAGTAGCATTGAACCTTTTGAAGAAGGCTTGTGGTAGTTCTGAAGCAAAGCAAAGACCTCACTTCCCTTCATTTTTGTTTGGAGCAAAACTGTGTTCACAAGATCCTAGCCATGCACATGAAGGCATTAACTTTTCGCGCGAGGTTATCGATCTAGCCAAGCATCGAAATGAGCATTTCTTGGATCAAGGCTATAAATTTCTAGGCATGTGCTATGGAGCTGCAGCTAGAATTTCTGTGTTGGATTCTGAAAGAAGTATATTTCAAGGAGAGTCTCTGAAATTTTTAAATCGTGCTGTGGAGAATGGAAATGGTGGCCCGGAAGCTATATTCAGCCTTGGACTAGAAAATGCGAAGCAAAGGAATCTGGATGTGGCTTTTGACAACATGATGATGTACTCAGACATGACAGTTGGCAGCTCAGGGAGAGGTTGGCAGCTGTTAGCACTTATAGTATCCGCACAGCAACGATTTAAGGATGCTGAAACTATAGTTGATTTTGCTTTGGACGAGGCTGGGAGGATGGATCAGCTAGAACTTCTCAGATTGAAAGCAGTACTTCAAATTGCTCAGCAGAAACCAAAACAAGCAGTAGAGACCTACAGAATCTTGCTGGCATTAATTCATGGAAAAAAGGAGCATTGGCATCAAGATAAGAAACTTGGTCAAGCAATAGGATTCAGGCATGAG GCAATAAAAGAGAAGAATTTGGAAACAGAAGTCTGGCAGGATTTGGCTACTATTTATGCACATATCGGTTCATTGATTGATGCAAAGTCTTGTATTGACAAAGCTCAATTAATAGAATTTTTTTCTCCAAGAAGTTGGCATATTACTG GGAGGTTATTGGAAGCTCAATCATTATACAAGGAAGCTTTTGTTTCTTTCTCGATCTCATTATCAATCGAGCCAGATTACATTCCCAGTATTGTTTCAACTGCAGAATTGTTTCTGAAACTTGGTATGCAGTCACTTCCAATTGTAAGAAGCTTTTTAATGAATGCTTTGCGATTGGATCCCACAAACCATGATGCATGGTTCAACCTTGGATTAGTTTCAAAAAACGAAGGTTCCTTGCAGCAAGCAGCAGATTTCTTTCAAGCTGCATATGAACTGAAGCTTTCGGCTCCGATCCAAAAGTTCGAGTAA